One Centropristis striata isolate RG_2023a ecotype Rhode Island chromosome 22, C.striata_1.0, whole genome shotgun sequence genomic window carries:
- the itfg2 gene encoding KICSTOR complex protein ITFG2, with amino-acid sequence MRSLNYVQRVSLDFTGTLFPHAICLGDADNDSLNELVVGDTNGKLLVYKNDDCKPWITRTCVGMLTCVAVGDVCNKGKNFVVAVGAEGWFHLFDLTAATASKSDSSSQHEFMSSEDQKPLFTQHIPANTKVILISDIDGDGRSELVVGYTDRVVRAFRWEEPSDGSDLGSGQLVLLKKWLLEGQVDSLSVNPGPEGLPELMVSQPGCGYAILLCSWTQQDSSGSGEDAPATPGSEGPSRDVVLHLTTGRIHNKNVSTHLIGSISKGSKEESSICGLFALCTLDGTLKLMDSSEQLLWSVQVDHQLFALQKLDVTGDGREEVVACAWDGQTYIIDHNRTVVRFQFDENVNAFCAGQYTCKEGKNSPCLVYVSFNHKIHIYWKVQLERMESTNMLRVLEEKPEFKSRLKALGVDTEDAAAVRAMVSNLLYTDSQT; translated from the exons ATGCGCTCATTAAACTACGTTCAACGCGTCAGTTTGGACTTTACAGGAACTCTGTTTCCTCATGCGATCTGTCTGGGAGACGCAGACAACGATTCG CTGAACGAGCTGGTTGTGGGCGACACCAACGGGAAGCTGCTGGTGTACAAGAATGACGACTGCAAACCCTGGATCACCAGAACCTGTGTGGGCATG CTGACGTGTGTTGCAGTTGGAGATGTGTGCAACAAAGGAAAG AACTTTGTGGTAGCTGTCGGTGCAGAGGGCTGGTTTCACCTCTTTGATCTGACGGCTGCGACCGCAAGTAAATCAGATTCATCCAGTCAGCACGAGTTCATGTCGTCTGAGGACCAGAAGCCGCTCTTCACTCAACACATTCCCGCCAACACTAAAGTCATCCTCATCAGTGATATCG ACGGTGACGGCCGCAGTGAGCTGGTGGTGGGATACACGGACCGAGTGGTGCGAGCTTTCCGCTGGGAGGAGCCGTCTGACGGGTCCGACCTCGGATCTGGACAACTGGTTCTGCTGAAGAAATGGCTTCTGGAGGGGCAG GTGGACAGTTTGTCGGTGAACCCGGGTCCTGAGGGTTTACCGGAGCTGATGGTGTCTCAGCCCGGCTGCGGCTACGCCATCCTGCTGTGCTCCTGGACCCAACAGGACTCCTCCGGCTCTGGAGAAGACGCCCCCGCCACCCCCGGGAG tgAGGGACCTTCCAGAGATGTAGTTCTCCATCTGACCACCGGGCGGATCCACAACAAGAACGTCTCCACTCATCTCATCGGCAGCATCAGTAAAG GCTCAAAAGAAGAATCTTCTATATGTGGGCTGTTCGCTCTCTGCACTTTGGATG GGACTCTGAAGTTGATGGACAGCTCGGAGCAGCTGCTGTGGTCGGTGCAGGTGGATCATCAGCTGTTTGCACTGCAGAAGCTGGACGTTACT GGCGACGGCAGAGAAGAGGTGGTGGCGTGTGCCTGGGACGGTCAAACATACATCATCGACCACAATCGGACGGTGGTTCGCTTCCAGTTTGACGAGAACGTGAACGCCTTCTGTGCAG GTCAGTACACGTGTAAGGAAGGGAAGAACAGTCCCTGTCTGGTCTACGTGAGCTTCAACCACAAAATCCACATCTACTGGAAGGTTCAGCTGGAGCGCATGGAGTCCACCAACATGCTACGAGTCCTGGAGGAGAAACCCGAGTTCAAGAGCCGCTTGAAGGCTCTGGGAGTCG ACACAGAGGACGCGGCGGCAGTGAGAGCTATGGTATCAAATCTTCTCTACACGGACTCACagacttaa